The Magnetococcus marinus MC-1 genome contains the following window.
TTACGGCCCAGCATCAAGGGGGCCATCTGCGCCGGGCCGGGGTAGGACGAGCCGACGGACACCACATAAACGATGCCCTACGTACCGACCTAATCCTTTGGTTGGACGGCACCACCGCCGCACAACTGGCTTACATGGCATGGCTAGAGCGTCTACGGCTGACGTTAAATGCCGCCCTGCAATTGGGGCTTTTTTATGTAGAGTCCCAATTTAGCTGTTATCAACCAGGAGGTTACTACCGCCGTCACAAAGATGCCTTTGTGGGGGAGGAAAACCGCATTGTTACCGTTGTGACCTATCTTAACCCTCAGTGGCAGGCGCATCATGGCGGGGCGCTGTTGATTCACCCTAGTGGGCATGGTCTTACACTCACCGTGCAACCCAAACTCGGCACCATGGTCTGTTTTCTTAGTGAGGCGTGGCCTCATGAGGTCAGCCCCACCCAGTGTGACCGCTACGCCATTGCCAGTTGGTTTCGCCGGAACCCAGGACCGCTGTTATGACCCAACGCAGCGCTACGATCACCGCCCCTAGCACGCTACGCGTTGGCCGCAGGGAGGATATTGATTCTTTGGTGATTTTAGAAAATCAAAGCTTTAGTGGCGACCGTCTTAGTCGACGCGGGCTGCTGCGTATGCTCACAGGCACCGCCCACGCCGTGCTATTGGTGGCTGAGCGACAGGGGCAGATCGTGGGATACGGGGCAGTGTTGTTACGACAAGGCACCCAGCTAGCCCGGCTCTACTCCCTCGCCGTTGCCGCAGAGGTACGGGGGCTAGGTATTGGAGCAGCATTGCTCACCGCATTAGAGCAAGCGACCCTAGAGAAGGGCCGCCACCGCCTACGCCTTGAGGTGCGGGTG
Protein-coding sequences here:
- a CDS encoding GNAT family N-acetyltransferase, with the protein product MTQRSATITAPSTLRVGRREDIDSLVILENQSFSGDRLSRRGLLRMLTGTAHAVLLVAERQGQIVGYGAVLLRQGTQLARLYSLAVAAEVRGLGIGAALLTALEQATLEKGRHRLRLEVRVDNAAALTLYRNRGYVLIGRIEGYYEDDTAAWRMERCL
- a CDS encoding 2OG-Fe(II) oxygenase; the protein is MDVAEETLLEQNLFHEIIESMVQHRPYVCHQQGNLPMLLALHQEVTAQHQGGHLRRAGVGRADGHHINDALRTDLILWLDGTTAAQLAYMAWLERLRLTLNAALQLGLFYVESQFSCYQPGGYYRRHKDAFVGEENRIVTVVTYLNPQWQAHHGGALLIHPSGHGLTLTVQPKLGTMVCFLSEAWPHEVSPTQCDRYAIASWFRRNPGPLL